One window of Paludibacter propionicigenes WB4 genomic DNA carries:
- a CDS encoding aldose epimerase family protein: protein MKTVKELELELNGKPVSLYTLFNKKGVSVDITNYGAKIIRLIVPDKNGKFDDVVMAFDTLEEVIEKEIYFGAVCGRFANRIKDGKFTLDGVDYQLPVNNGTNSLHGGIHGYNEKVWTVKSVSQQELVLELFSPDGEEGYPGNLTVTCTYILTDENEVKIHYEATTDKATIIGLTNHSYFNLKGAGNGTIRDHQLQINADFYTVLDDSFALSGEIRPVEGTPFDFRKPTVIDERVDHEAFVPGWGIDNNWCIIKNQAGELAWAGTVYEPTSGRKMETFTTQPGLQVYSGNWMDKIVGKEGKIYDRQDAICLETQGFPNSPNIAHFPSPVLRPGEKYDEWCVYKFSVE from the coding sequence ATGAAAACAGTAAAAGAATTGGAATTGGAACTGAACGGTAAACCGGTATCGCTTTACACATTGTTCAACAAGAAGGGGGTGTCTGTTGACATTACCAACTATGGTGCTAAAATTATACGCTTGATAGTTCCCGATAAAAACGGTAAATTTGACGATGTAGTGATGGCTTTCGACACCTTGGAAGAAGTTATCGAAAAAGAAATCTATTTCGGTGCCGTTTGCGGTCGATTTGCCAACCGTATCAAAGATGGTAAATTTACACTCGACGGTGTAGATTATCAACTTCCGGTGAATAATGGAACAAACTCGCTACACGGAGGAATTCACGGCTATAACGAAAAGGTCTGGACTGTAAAATCCGTTTCGCAACAAGAATTGGTGTTGGAACTTTTCTCGCCCGATGGTGAAGAAGGTTACCCCGGTAATCTGACAGTTACCTGTACCTACATTTTGACTGATGAAAACGAAGTAAAAATTCATTATGAAGCTACTACCGACAAAGCAACCATCATTGGGTTGACCAATCACTCGTACTTCAACCTGAAAGGTGCCGGAAACGGAACTATCCGCGATCATCAATTGCAAATCAATGCCGATTTTTATACTGTATTGGATGATTCTTTTGCTTTGTCAGGCGAGATCAGACCGGTAGAAGGTACTCCATTCGATTTCCGCAAACCAACGGTAATTGACGAACGTGTGGATCACGAAGCATTTGTTCCGGGTTGGGGTATTGATAATAACTGGTGTATCATTAAAAATCAGGCAGGCGAATTAGCTTGGGCAGGTACTGTTTACGAACCTACCAGCGGACGTAAGATGGAAACTTTCACCACACAACCCGGATTGCAGGTTTACTCAGGCAACTGGATGGATAAAATTGTAGGAAAAGAAGGTAAAATATACGATCGTCAGGATGCCATTTGCCTAGAAACACAAGGTTTCCCTAACTCACCGAACATTGCTCACTTCCCAAGTCCTGTGCTTCGTCCCGGCGAAAAATACGACGAATGGTGTGTGTATAAATTCAGTGTTGAATAA
- a CDS encoding galactokinase, whose product MTVQELKSAFQSAYGKTAEAVYFSPGRVNLIGEHTDYNGGSVFPCALSFGTYLLLAKNDKKVINFKSLNQPEIISLGFDQLTTPLDKSWVNYPLGVIAQFVKRGVAITEGYDILIWGNVPNGAGLSSSAALEVVTAYAFNDQLETGFNRTVLAQIGQKSEHEFALVNCGIMDQFASANGAKDHAIHLNCDTLEFELVPVKLEGVKILISNTHSPHKLDSGAYNQRVAECKLAVEQLNKVRPLKYLAELTEAEFKSIESAITDPVAHKRARHVVGEVQRTSDAVKALKAGDLTLFGQLMNASHVSLRDDYEVTGPELDTMAAEAWKIDGVIGSRMTGGGFGGCTVSLVKDEAIDTFIKEVGAAYEAKIGIKPEFYIAEIGNGACKIG is encoded by the coding sequence ATGACAGTTCAAGAATTAAAATCAGCTTTCCAATCGGCTTATGGCAAAACTGCTGAGGCCGTTTATTTTTCTCCCGGACGTGTAAATCTTATTGGCGAACACACCGACTACAACGGTGGTTCTGTTTTCCCATGTGCTTTGAGCTTTGGGACTTACTTATTGTTGGCTAAGAACGATAAAAAAGTAATCAATTTCAAATCATTAAATCAACCTGAAATTATTTCGCTCGGATTCGACCAACTCACTACTCCACTTGACAAATCGTGGGTTAATTACCCGCTGGGCGTTATTGCTCAATTCGTAAAACGTGGGGTAGCTATTACGGAGGGTTATGATATTTTAATTTGGGGTAATGTGCCTAACGGTGCCGGACTTTCATCGTCGGCTGCTTTGGAGGTAGTTACTGCCTATGCATTCAACGACCAACTGGAAACAGGTTTCAACCGTACCGTTCTTGCTCAAATCGGTCAAAAATCGGAACACGAATTTGCATTGGTAAACTGCGGTATTATGGATCAGTTTGCTTCGGCTAATGGTGCCAAAGATCATGCTATCCACCTGAACTGCGATACCCTGGAGTTTGAATTGGTACCTGTAAAACTGGAAGGCGTAAAAATACTTATCTCCAATACCCACAGTCCACACAAATTGGATTCAGGTGCATACAACCAACGCGTTGCGGAATGTAAACTGGCCGTTGAGCAACTAAACAAAGTGCGTCCGTTGAAATATCTGGCCGAATTGACCGAAGCCGAATTTAAATCTATCGAATCGGCCATTACCGATCCTGTAGCTCACAAGCGTGCCCGTCACGTGGTAGGCGAAGTTCAACGCACCAGCGATGCGGTAAAAGCATTGAAAGCCGGAGATTTGACATTGTTCGGACAATTGATGAATGCTTCGCACGTTTCATTGCGCGACGATTACGAAGTAACCGGACCAGAACTGGACACAATGGCTGCCGAAGCCTGGAAAATTGATGGCGTTATCGGTTCACGCATGACCGGTGGTGGTTTTGGTGGATGTACCGTTTCGTTGGTAAAAGACGAAGCTATCGACACCTTTATCAAAGAAGTAGGCGCAGCTTACGAAGCCAAAATTGGTATCAAACCGGAGTTCTATATTGCCGAAATTGGTAACGGAGCTTGTAAAATCGGGTAA
- a CDS encoding DUF5056 domain-containing protein gives MKTNETDIMLKKFFSDQKKEIDDIGFSRRVSQRLPEQKDRTWIVWVFALVGMTISLLLGIRSGLFQNLMAYITHIPINYLITGVFCFPLVGSAAYYFVQKKQYRLI, from the coding sequence ATGAAAACTAACGAAACTGACATCATGCTGAAAAAATTTTTCAGTGACCAGAAAAAGGAAATTGACGATATCGGATTTTCCAGACGCGTCTCTCAGAGACTTCCTGAACAGAAGGATCGTACCTGGATAGTTTGGGTTTTTGCCTTAGTTGGAATGACTATTTCACTTTTACTCGGAATTCGCTCCGGCTTGTTCCAAAACCTGATGGCTTACATTACACATATACCTATCAATTATCTGATTACCGGAGTTTTTTGTTTTCCGTTGGTTGGTTCTGCAGCATATTATTTCGTACAAAAAAAACAATACAGACTCATTTAA
- a CDS encoding RNA polymerase sigma factor, giving the protein MSNAEDIRWVTQVALLGDKKAFDKLTCKYQSSIRRFFLNLTMGDSQLSDDLAQETFIKAYLNISAFKGISGFSTWLYRIAYNVFYDSARARKHYDDIDNEQIDYQHQTLNEFSAEKMDIHKALRILRKEEQTAVLLFYMEDKTHKDIARIMNCPLGTAKTYILKGKEKLSVYLKQAGYEN; this is encoded by the coding sequence ATGAGCAACGCTGAGGACATCCGTTGGGTGACACAGGTTGCATTACTTGGAGATAAAAAAGCATTTGATAAACTAACCTGTAAATACCAGTCGTCCATACGTCGGTTCTTTCTGAACCTGACTATGGGCGATAGTCAGTTAAGCGACGATCTGGCACAGGAAACCTTTATCAAAGCCTACCTGAATATATCAGCTTTCAAAGGAATATCGGGTTTTTCAACGTGGCTTTACAGAATTGCTTATAATGTGTTCTATGATTCTGCGCGGGCTCGGAAGCACTATGATGATATTGATAACGAGCAAATAGATTATCAGCATCAAACGCTCAACGAATTTTCAGCCGAAAAAATGGATATTCACAAAGCATTAAGGATATTGCGTAAAGAAGAACAAACGGCTGTTTTATTGTTTTATATGGAGGATAAAACGCACAAAGATATTGCCCGAATAATGAATTGCCCGCTCGGAACGGCAAAAACCTACATCCTGAAAGGGAAAGAAAAATTAAGTGTCTATCTAAAACAAGCAGGATATGAAAACTAA
- a CDS encoding DUF6249 domain-containing protein, with translation MKQIGLLLLALTLVVGAHAAEKSVNIDSLKREIINNSKELQEQRKDSLMLSKLSPDQLLELKQQELEVRKKEIEKDSRQEMPFSSFQLLLIMVLPFVFVTLIIYLTSMSKKEEAKRRYDLYTKSLEMGQSVPDHFFDEPKKTNPVSDLKKGILWLVVGIAILISFVVMDHKNGLIIGIVPTFVGIGYLLVHYLEKPKTNTTGNSDEQR, from the coding sequence ATGAAACAAATTGGTTTATTATTACTGGCTTTGACACTGGTTGTCGGAGCACATGCTGCAGAAAAATCTGTGAATATAGATAGCCTTAAACGCGAGATTATCAACAACAGCAAAGAGCTTCAGGAACAAAGGAAAGATTCCCTAATGCTTTCAAAACTAAGTCCGGATCAATTATTGGAATTGAAACAGCAAGAATTAGAGGTTAGAAAAAAAGAAATAGAGAAAGATAGTCGTCAAGAAATGCCTTTTAGCTCGTTTCAGCTGCTTTTAATTATGGTTTTACCTTTTGTTTTTGTTACCCTGATTATTTATCTAACGTCGATGTCAAAGAAAGAAGAAGCCAAACGCCGCTACGATCTTTACACCAAATCGTTAGAAATGGGGCAAAGTGTTCCCGATCATTTTTTTGATGAGCCGAAGAAAACTAATCCGGTTTCCGATTTGAAAAAAGGAATACTGTGGCTCGTTGTTGGGATAGCAATACTCATTTCATTTGTTGTAATGGATCACAAAAATGGTCTGATAATAGGTATAGTTCCAACCTTTGTTGGTATTGGTTATTTACTGGTTCATTACCTGGAAAAACCTAAAACCAATACAACAGGAAACAGCGATGAGCAACGCTGA
- a CDS encoding threonine/serine exporter family protein translates to MTTPEMMQLIIIDGVMAAVTAIGFAISSNPSRKAILISALLAAIGHGLRFAFIQSGMDISVSTFIVATLIGLLSILFARIIHCPAEVFSFPSLLPMIPGLFAYRTILSLIKFMQNTSPVKNQEFIMDFFHNGMTTLFILLALVVGVSLPVLLFPKLSFSVTRRY, encoded by the coding sequence ATGACAACACCAGAAATGATGCAATTAATTATTATTGATGGAGTAATGGCAGCAGTAACTGCTATTGGTTTTGCTATCAGCTCTAATCCATCACGTAAAGCTATTTTAATATCGGCTCTTTTGGCTGCCATTGGACACGGGCTGCGGTTTGCTTTCATACAGTCAGGGATGGATATTTCAGTATCAACATTTATAGTTGCAACGCTTATCGGGCTGTTAAGTATTTTATTTGCCCGTATAATCCATTGTCCTGCTGAGGTCTTTTCTTTTCCTTCGCTTCTGCCAATGATCCCGGGGCTATTTGCATACCGAACCATTCTGAGCCTGATCAAATTTATGCAAAATACAAGTCCGGTTAAAAATCAGGAATTCATTATGGACTTTTTTCACAACGGGATGACGACTTTGTTTATACTGTTGGCATTGGTTGTAGGAGTTTCTTTGCCTGTGTTATTGTTCCCAAAACTTTCTTTCTCGGTAACACGCAGGTATTAA
- a CDS encoding threonine/serine ThrE exporter family protein has protein sequence MTDKPEDKLPSIEQIADLLIDIACELMTSGAHTMRILQNVSRMAESYGYKLDLSVFQLSIMMTITSKDDESKRLTLNRKTKPLLINYRFVSNLSSLSWDTYDKHLTYKEVKERFHEIISEKRVSRWLILILVSFANASFCGLFKGDIYAVGLVFIATLIGFFVRQEMMIRHVNHLVIYASSAFIAGLIAGMGYIFHLGNTPEIALASCVLYHTPGVPLINSVLDIIEGHILTGISRLVNASSLIACTAIGLFSAMLLLGLDKL, from the coding sequence ATGACTGACAAACCTGAAGATAAATTACCGTCTATTGAACAAATAGCTGATTTACTCATTGATATAGCTTGCGAGCTTATGACCTCAGGCGCTCACACGATGCGAATTTTACAAAATGTTTCGCGTATGGCCGAGAGTTATGGTTATAAACTGGATTTATCGGTATTTCAACTGAGCATCATGATGACCATCACCAGTAAAGATGATGAATCAAAGCGACTCACATTAAACCGAAAAACAAAACCGCTATTAATCAACTACAGATTTGTTTCGAATCTAAGTTCGCTGAGTTGGGATACCTACGATAAACACTTAACGTACAAAGAAGTAAAAGAACGTTTTCATGAAATAATTTCTGAGAAACGAGTTTCAAGATGGCTCATCCTCATCCTTGTATCGTTTGCCAATGCCTCATTTTGTGGTCTGTTTAAAGGCGACATATACGCTGTAGGACTTGTATTCATAGCTACTTTGATAGGTTTCTTTGTGCGTCAGGAAATGATGATCCGACATGTCAATCATTTGGTAATCTATGCTTCGAGTGCATTTATTGCCGGTCTTATAGCCGGGATGGGATATATTTTTCATTTAGGAAATACCCCCGAAATTGCATTGGCATCCTGTGTTCTGTACCATACACCCGGAGTTCCGTTGATAAATTCTGTTTTAGATATTATTGAAGGGCACATACTTACGGGCATTTCCCGATTAGTGAACGCGTCAAGTTTAATTGCTTGCACTGCCATTGGATTATTTTCCGCAATGTTATTATTAGGATTAGATAAGTTATGA
- a CDS encoding heavy metal translocating P-type ATPase: protein MKTEKFDVTGMMCTACVSHVEKSVSKLDGVKNVNVNLLTNSLTVSFDELNLNTVAIEKSVEEAGYEAHLRVDAANVTTGQEPKIDFVKLEQDEMKKRWWISFVFLLPLLYISMGHMLRLPIPHTFHSTENALMVAFTQFLLTLPIVFVNKKYFQNGFKSLFKAAPNMDSLIAIGSSAAILYGIFAIYKIGYALGHADMQTAARFSEDLYFESGATILTLITLGKYLEAKSKNRTSNAITRLMDLAPKTAVVIRNNEEVEIPVEQVLVGDVVVVRPGQRIPVDGIVESGSSSVDESALTGESIPVFKEKNDTVLSASINKSGFFTLRATKIGKDTTLSQIISLVEDASSSKAPISKLADRISAVFVPVVITISLLSIVVWLILGYPFDFALSIGIAVLVISCPCALGLATPVAIMVGTGKGAEYGILIKSAESLEKAQKTDTIVLDKTGTITEGKPRVTDIFSSKSISDSELLIIAASLEKLSEHPLAEAVLLEAENQKAEILPVKDFQAIPGQGVEGSMNGTKYLAGNHRLINNRGLDFQHFNALADKLADEGKTPLFIANQKEVLGIIAVSDTLKTTSKEAVERFRQMGMDVVMLTGDHAKTAMAMQQQLNISTVIAEVLPQDKDKEITRLQAAGRNVAMVGDGINDAPALMRSDLGIAIGAGTDVAIESADVVLMRSDLLDAVTTIRLSKAVMQNIKQNLFWAFFYNIIGIPLAAGVFYSVLGWKLNPMFAAAAMSLSSVTVVLNALRLLRFKPSVENDK from the coding sequence ATGAAGACAGAAAAATTCGATGTTACCGGTATGATGTGCACTGCATGTGTTTCGCATGTTGAGAAAAGTGTAAGCAAACTGGACGGAGTAAAAAATGTCAATGTCAATTTACTGACAAACAGCTTGACCGTTAGTTTTGACGAACTGAATCTCAATACCGTTGCTATCGAAAAATCGGTTGAGGAGGCTGGTTATGAAGCTCACCTCCGGGTTGATGCAGCTAATGTTACTACCGGACAAGAACCTAAGATTGATTTTGTGAAGTTGGAACAGGATGAAATGAAAAAGCGCTGGTGGATTTCTTTTGTTTTTCTGTTGCCGTTACTCTACATTTCCATGGGGCATATGCTGCGACTGCCGATACCACACACGTTTCATAGCACCGAAAATGCATTGATGGTTGCATTCACTCAGTTTCTGCTCACATTGCCCATAGTTTTTGTCAATAAGAAATATTTTCAAAACGGATTTAAGTCCTTGTTTAAAGCTGCTCCCAACATGGATTCGTTGATTGCAATCGGTTCTTCGGCAGCAATTCTGTATGGAATTTTCGCAATTTATAAGATAGGCTATGCTCTGGGGCATGCCGATATGCAAACGGCCGCGAGATTTTCTGAAGATTTATACTTTGAGTCGGGTGCCACCATACTAACGCTTATAACGTTGGGTAAATACCTTGAGGCTAAATCGAAAAACCGTACTTCGAACGCTATTACACGATTAATGGATTTAGCTCCGAAAACCGCCGTGGTCATCCGAAACAATGAAGAAGTGGAAATTCCGGTGGAACAGGTTTTGGTGGGCGACGTGGTAGTTGTTCGTCCCGGGCAACGTATTCCGGTGGATGGAATTGTAGAAAGTGGCAGTTCGTCAGTCGACGAATCGGCTTTAACAGGTGAAAGCATCCCTGTTTTTAAAGAAAAAAACGATACGGTGCTGTCTGCCAGCATCAATAAATCTGGATTTTTTACATTGAGAGCAACAAAGATAGGAAAAGATACTACGCTTTCGCAGATTATCAGTTTGGTGGAAGATGCGTCATCTTCCAAAGCTCCTATTTCTAAACTGGCCGATAGAATAAGTGCGGTTTTTGTACCGGTGGTTATTACTATTTCTTTGTTGTCAATAGTGGTTTGGCTTATATTGGGTTATCCTTTTGATTTTGCTTTGTCCATAGGCATTGCAGTATTGGTTATTTCCTGTCCCTGTGCGTTGGGGCTTGCCACACCGGTGGCTATCATGGTGGGAACAGGCAAAGGAGCTGAATATGGTATCCTGATTAAATCTGCCGAATCGCTGGAGAAGGCGCAAAAAACAGATACAATAGTACTCGATAAAACCGGAACGATTACCGAAGGAAAGCCTCGCGTAACAGATATTTTTAGTTCAAAGTCTATATCAGACTCTGAATTGTTGATCATTGCAGCATCGCTCGAAAAACTGTCCGAACATCCTTTGGCGGAAGCTGTTCTGCTAGAAGCAGAAAACCAAAAAGCAGAGATTCTGCCCGTTAAAGATTTTCAGGCTATTCCCGGGCAGGGAGTAGAAGGTTCGATGAATGGAACAAAGTATTTAGCAGGCAATCATAGATTGATAAATAATCGGGGACTCGATTTTCAGCATTTTAATGCATTGGCCGATAAACTGGCTGATGAGGGTAAAACGCCTTTGTTTATAGCCAATCAGAAAGAGGTTTTGGGTATTATTGCTGTTTCCGATACGCTTAAAACCACCAGCAAAGAGGCTGTTGAAAGATTCAGGCAGATGGGTATGGACGTGGTAATGCTTACCGGTGATCATGCTAAGACTGCTATGGCTATGCAACAACAATTGAATATCTCCACAGTAATTGCCGAGGTGCTTCCGCAAGATAAGGATAAAGAAATAACGCGACTACAGGCTGCCGGAAGAAATGTGGCGATGGTGGGCGATGGTATTAACGATGCTCCGGCATTGATGCGATCCGACCTAGGCATAGCCATTGGGGCTGGAACCGATGTGGCAATTGAATCGGCCGACGTAGTGTTGATGCGTAGCGATTTATTGGATGCTGTCACTACTATTCGACTAAGCAAAGCGGTAATGCAGAATATCAAGCAGAACTTGTTTTGGGCGTTCTTTTATAATATCATTGGTATTCCATTGGCTGCAGGTGTGTTTTATAGTGTGCTCGGCTGGAAGCTTAATCCAATGTTTGCAGCTGCGGCTATGAGTCTAAGTTCAGTTACAGTCGTATTAAACGCACTTCGCTTATTGCGCTTTAAACCTAGCGTAGAGAATGATAAATAA
- a CDS encoding heavy-metal-associated domain-containing protein has translation MSEKTLQIKGMSCGHCSARVEKALNAIDGVTAAVDLEANSAKVTLLKEVSDETLKAAVDNVGYEVVGIK, from the coding sequence ATGTCAGAAAAAACATTGCAAATTAAAGGTATGAGCTGCGGTCACTGTTCGGCTCGTGTAGAAAAAGCCTTAAACGCCATCGATGGCGTGACAGCAGCAGTGGACCTGGAAGCTAATTCAGCCAAAGTTACTTTATTGAAAGAGGTAAGTGATGAAACACTTAAAGCAGCGGTCGATAATGTAGGATATGAAGTGGTAGGGATTAAATAA
- a CDS encoding M13 family metallopeptidase, which yields MKKNLSKVLVVCIILLSCATSCKQTKSGNDKADSLASHIDSTAKAGDDFFQYANGRWFKQNAIPASEQSNGIWQLIQDTINAQIRKVCESSAAIKDAKTGSNKQKIGDFFYSGMDSVSLNKKGISDLKIDLQAIDNIKDMKSLIREAAYIHTVAASPLMGFYIAQDDKNSTKYQVYITQGGLSLPDRSFYFDTDAKAKTIREKFVVHVSNMFKIMGYEPSKAKLSAEKLMEMETAIAKTSRKREDTRDPLTNYHKMTFEALTALTPNISWTTFVNTAGLSKVDTVIVTQPEFLTALNGYLKKYSLDEWKNYLKFQLLSGLAAYMDDKTYNEDFSFFTATLRGVKEPKPRWKRVVQETDGALGDLVGQVYVSEYLPKGTKEKLLEIGNAIKTVFAERIKGLDWMSAPTKEKALKKLDAVIMKVGYPDKWKDLSSMQINRNSYVKNVMNANQWGFNHMIQKYGKAVDRTEWDMQPQTYNAYYNPSNNEIVIPGCNIIVPGYEGKMPDDALLYSIIGGTFGHEITHGFDDQGCKYNELGNLSNWWTPEDSKKFNAKTKMIVKQFNDYVDVYGLHVNGELTQGENIADLGGVIMGYEAFKKTAQFKNNELIAGLNPSKRFFLGYALAWMVNMRPEAIANQIKSNEHAPAKWRVIGPLSNMPEFFSTFGIKKGDKMWRAEDQLVKIW from the coding sequence ATGAAAAAAAATCTTTCAAAAGTACTGGTTGTGTGCATCATACTCTTATCATGCGCCACTTCGTGCAAACAAACCAAATCCGGCAACGATAAGGCTGATTCATTAGCATCGCACATCGACTCAACAGCTAAAGCAGGAGACGATTTCTTTCAATATGCAAACGGTCGGTGGTTTAAACAAAATGCCATTCCTGCAAGCGAGCAAAGCAATGGTATTTGGCAGCTGATACAAGACACTATCAACGCCCAAATTCGAAAAGTTTGTGAGTCGTCGGCAGCAATTAAAGATGCCAAAACCGGAAGCAACAAGCAAAAAATCGGGGACTTCTTTTACTCGGGCATGGACAGTGTATCGCTAAACAAAAAAGGGATAAGCGACCTGAAAATAGATTTGCAGGCCATAGACAATATCAAAGATATGAAAAGTCTAATCAGGGAAGCAGCCTATATTCATACGGTTGCGGCATCTCCGCTGATGGGCTTTTACATAGCACAAGACGATAAAAACAGTACCAAATATCAGGTGTATATCACTCAGGGCGGTCTAAGTTTGCCCGATCGGAGTTTTTATTTTGATACTGACGCAAAAGCAAAAACTATACGTGAAAAATTCGTGGTACATGTAAGCAATATGTTCAAAATCATGGGCTATGAACCGTCTAAAGCCAAACTATCGGCTGAAAAACTGATGGAAATGGAGACAGCCATAGCCAAAACATCGCGCAAAAGAGAAGATACCCGCGACCCGCTCACCAACTATCATAAAATGACTTTTGAAGCATTGACCGCGCTGACACCCAATATAAGCTGGACCACTTTTGTGAACACTGCCGGATTATCTAAGGTAGATACAGTCATTGTAACCCAACCTGAATTCCTTACTGCCCTGAATGGGTACTTAAAGAAATATAGTCTCGACGAATGGAAGAATTATTTGAAGTTCCAATTATTGAGCGGATTGGCAGCTTATATGGACGATAAAACATATAATGAGGATTTCAGTTTCTTCACTGCTACTTTGCGTGGCGTGAAGGAGCCTAAACCACGTTGGAAACGTGTAGTTCAGGAAACCGATGGAGCACTGGGCGATTTGGTGGGACAGGTTTATGTCAGCGAATATCTACCCAAAGGCACTAAAGAAAAGCTTCTGGAAATAGGTAATGCCATCAAAACTGTTTTTGCCGAAAGAATAAAAGGACTTGACTGGATGAGTGCCCCTACAAAAGAAAAAGCGCTCAAGAAACTGGATGCCGTAATTATGAAAGTAGGTTATCCTGATAAATGGAAAGATCTTAGTTCGATGCAAATAAACCGCAACTCGTATGTAAAGAATGTGATGAATGCTAATCAATGGGGCTTCAATCATATGATACAGAAATATGGGAAGGCTGTAGATCGCACCGAATGGGACATGCAACCACAAACCTATAATGCTTATTACAATCCGTCGAACAATGAGATTGTAATCCCCGGATGTAACATTATTGTGCCGGGCTACGAAGGGAAAATGCCCGACGATGCATTATTGTATTCAATTATCGGAGGCACTTTCGGACACGAAATTACACATGGCTTCGATGATCAGGGCTGCAAATACAACGAACTGGGTAACCTGAGCAACTGGTGGACTCCGGAAGACAGCAAAAAATTCAACGCGAAAACCAAGATGATTGTAAAACAGTTCAATGACTACGTTGATGTTTACGGACTACATGTAAACGGTGAACTGACGCAAGGTGAGAATATTGCCGATTTGGGTGGTGTAATCATGGGTTACGAAGCATTCAAGAAAACAGCACAATTTAAAAATAATGAACTGATAGCCGGACTCAATCCGAGTAAACGATTCTTTCTGGGCTATGCGCTGGCATGGATGGTGAATATGCGTCCCGAAGCAATAGCCAACCAAATAAAGAGCAACGAACACGCTCCGGCCAAATGGCGGGTTATCGGACCATTGTCCAACATGCCTGAATTCTTCAGCACTTTCGGTATCAAGAAAGGCGATAAAATGTGGCGGGCAGAAGATCAACTGGTGAAAATCTGGTAA
- a CDS encoding ThuA domain-containing protein — translation MKKIIILALCVLYGISSTSKAAQPNLRVMIFTKTAGFYHASIPNAMKAFYEIGRKQKWQITFTEDSTLFTDQELKKFDAVVFLLTTGNNLLNEKQKVALQHYVENGGGFVGVHTATDTEYKWPWYEKLVGAHFLGHPPVHEGKLVIENKNHPSTQCFEADTVKWTDEFYTFDRNPRLNTNLAILVSIDEKSYNITENPWFKNVNLVMGDHPLIWCQQVGKGRSFQTALGHTPEVYDNSLFRKHLTGAIQWAAAKNN, via the coding sequence ATGAAAAAGATCATAATACTAGCTCTTTGCGTTCTGTATGGCATTTCCTCCACAAGTAAAGCAGCTCAACCGAATTTACGCGTAATGATATTTACAAAGACAGCCGGATTTTACCATGCTTCTATTCCTAATGCAATGAAAGCATTTTACGAAATAGGCCGTAAACAAAAATGGCAAATTACTTTTACCGAAGACTCTACCTTGTTTACAGATCAAGAATTGAAGAAATTCGATGCAGTGGTATTCTTACTCACAACCGGAAATAATTTATTGAACGAGAAACAGAAAGTAGCGCTCCAACACTATGTTGAAAACGGAGGTGGGTTTGTTGGAGTTCACACTGCTACCGATACCGAATATAAATGGCCCTGGTACGAGAAATTAGTCGGTGCTCATTTCTTAGGCCATCCGCCGGTACACGAAGGAAAACTGGTGATTGAGAATAAGAATCATCCTTCCACCCAGTGTTTTGAAGCCGACACGGTGAAATGGACAGATGAGTTTTATACTTTCGACAGAAATCCTCGCCTGAATACCAACCTGGCGATTTTAGTCTCTATTGATGAAAAATCGTATAATATCACTGAAAATCCTTGGTTCAAAAATGTAAATCTGGTGATGGGCGATCATCCGTTAATCTGGTGTCAGCAGGTTGGCAAAGGCAGAAGCTTCCAAACGGCATTAGGACATACGCCCGAGGTGTATGATAATTCCTTGTTCAGAAAACATCTTACCGGAGCCATACAATGGGCAGCGGCAAAAAACAATTAA